Proteins encoded by one window of Sulfurospirillum barnesii SES-3:
- a CDS encoding Dps family protein gives MSSVIKQLQEIQADSHILYVTFHNYHWNVKGMQFFPVHEMTEKLYDAMSEVFDDTAERILQLGGTPLVTLSEIMAKTTLKEESKNSFDAVAVIGNVVKALEKMLAQWSTLSKLAEEVRDTTTMNMADDKVAEIEKQLWMYKATLA, from the coding sequence ATGTCAAGTGTTATTAAACAATTACAAGAGATTCAAGCTGATAGTCATATTTTATACGTTACATTCCATAATTACCATTGGAATGTTAAAGGAATGCAGTTTTTCCCTGTTCATGAAATGACAGAAAAACTCTACGATGCCATGTCAGAGGTTTTTGATGATACAGCAGAGCGTATTTTACAATTAGGTGGCACACCGCTTGTCACACTTTCTGAGATTATGGCAAAAACAACCCTTAAAGAAGAGAGTAAAAACTCCTTTGATGCGGTAGCAGTCATTGGAAATGTGGTGAAGGCGTTGGAAAAAATGCTTGCTCAGTGGAGCACACTTTCAAAATTAGCCGAAGAAGTTCGTGATACAACAACCATGAATATGGCAGATGACAAAGTGGCTGAAATTGAAAAACAACTTTGGATGTACAAAGCAACGCTTGCGTAA
- a CDS encoding TonB-dependent receptor domain-containing protein → MAFHHKMKTELSLSLVATLFLSNMAMANEQKLETVEVWETQVSSSSLNLRSSSIETKQADHLSDLLRDLPGVDVGGTSSINNRLAIRGLEDENLEITIDGAKVSNVNMFHHIGNLLINPDILKKADVQVGTNSVVHGGLGGAVAFETKDGKDLLQDGRDYGARIQGNYNSNDSLGGSVAAYGKVVDNVDVLLYHHYVDKKNWEDGKGEKTFGAEGDIGNTLIKVGYDISDVQRLTLSYDRLKDKGDYAPRPDFGKAYNLFATGKSLYPTEYTRETISLKHQVDLGDALFLQTTLYSNENELERFEKRLDGGVVRGVPAGSGMSTTEGLLNGLVTTKGINTKAQSNVAMGSVNNTFTYGGLYDIQTSKVKWSGRKYGENEKAKSGALYVEDAISFENGLTLTPGIRYNHYDFDGVYGKIKDEHFTYGLAASYELSETLTLLASATTLYKGVEMVDVLASYRYLIPDNTNLKSETGLNKEIGFTYENKNVLGADAIGFSFKYFETQIDDYIVYTTTSIYNNGTLDIHGYEASFMYDIGALHSLITYAHSDSRFRKTGLSTQRDPGDSISVNLDYAIMKNLILSWDSLFVREENRKYIATQQTKQSYKVHDIAVKWKPHSVKGLTLIAGIDNIFDEAYVAHASENRILSNVPLSDYEPGRNVKLSFSYEF, encoded by the coding sequence ATGGCTTTTCACCATAAAATGAAAACAGAATTGAGCTTATCATTAGTCGCAACGCTTTTTTTAAGCAATATGGCAATGGCAAATGAGCAAAAGCTTGAAACCGTTGAAGTGTGGGAGACGCAAGTGAGCAGTTCTTCTCTCAATTTGCGCAGTAGCTCCATTGAAACCAAACAAGCAGACCACTTAAGCGATTTGCTCAGAGACCTCCCTGGTGTGGATGTGGGAGGAACCAGCTCAATTAATAACCGTTTAGCCATTCGTGGATTAGAAGATGAAAACTTAGAAATAACCATTGATGGAGCAAAAGTCTCTAATGTTAATATGTTCCATCACATTGGGAATTTGCTTATTAACCCTGACATCTTAAAAAAGGCAGACGTTCAAGTAGGTACGAATTCAGTGGTACATGGAGGACTTGGTGGTGCGGTGGCGTTTGAAACCAAAGATGGCAAAGATTTGCTTCAAGATGGGCGTGATTATGGTGCACGCATTCAGGGTAACTACAACTCCAACGATAGCCTAGGAGGCTCTGTGGCAGCCTATGGCAAAGTAGTCGATAATGTCGATGTTTTACTCTACCATCACTACGTGGATAAAAAGAATTGGGAAGATGGCAAAGGTGAGAAAACCTTTGGGGCAGAGGGTGATATTGGCAATACCCTTATAAAAGTAGGGTATGACATCAGCGATGTGCAACGCCTAACCCTCTCGTATGATAGGCTTAAAGACAAAGGCGATTATGCGCCACGTCCTGATTTTGGTAAAGCGTACAACCTTTTTGCTACAGGAAAATCACTTTATCCTACCGAGTACACCAGAGAGACGATTAGCCTGAAACATCAAGTAGACCTTGGTGATGCCTTGTTTTTACAAACCACCCTTTACAGCAATGAAAATGAGTTAGAACGGTTTGAAAAACGACTCGATGGCGGTGTGGTACGAGGGGTTCCAGCAGGCTCAGGTATGAGTACGACCGAGGGACTTTTAAATGGCTTAGTCACCACGAAGGGTATCAATACCAAAGCACAGTCAAATGTTGCAATGGGTAGTGTCAATAACACCTTTACCTATGGCGGATTGTACGATATTCAAACCAGTAAAGTGAAGTGGAGCGGTCGTAAATACGGTGAAAATGAGAAGGCTAAATCGGGTGCTTTGTATGTTGAAGATGCGATTTCTTTTGAAAATGGTTTAACCTTAACCCCTGGTATTCGCTACAATCACTACGATTTTGATGGTGTGTATGGAAAAATTAAAGATGAGCATTTTACCTATGGACTTGCGGCATCGTATGAACTGAGTGAGACTTTAACCTTACTTGCCAGTGCTACTACGCTGTATAAAGGCGTTGAAATGGTGGATGTTTTAGCATCGTATCGTTATTTAATACCTGATAATACCAACCTCAAATCTGAAACAGGTCTAAACAAAGAGATAGGTTTTACGTACGAAAATAAAAATGTTTTAGGTGCAGACGCTATAGGTTTCTCTTTTAAATATTTTGAGACACAAATTGATGATTATATTGTCTATACCACAACCTCTATTTACAACAATGGCACGCTTGATATTCATGGGTATGAGGCAAGTTTTATGTATGACATTGGTGCACTTCACTCTTTGATTACCTATGCGCACTCAGATTCGAGATTTCGAAAAACAGGGCTTTCAACTCAAAGAGACCCAGGGGACAGCATCAGTGTGAATTTAGATTATGCAATTATGAAAAATCTCATTCTCTCATGGGATTCACTTTTTGTCAGAGAAGAAAACCGAAAATACATTGCGACGCAACAAACCAAACAATCCTATAAAGTGCATGACATCGCAGTCAAATGGAAACCGCACAGTGTCAAAGGCTTAACGCTGATTGCAGGTATTGATAATATTTTTGATGAGGCATATGTGGCGCATGCTTCTGAAAATCGTATTTTAAGTAATGTTCCTCTCTCAGACTACGAACCAGGGCGCAATGTCAAACTTTCATTCTCGTATGAATTTTAA
- a CDS encoding response regulator translates to MGKKNEEIKILVVEDETILALQLTMNLQNFGYAISGVEATAHDAMRHADTHLPDMVLLDIHLKGEKSGTDVGRYIWQNHRIPIVYLTSYCDNATIKMAMESEPYGYLSKPFRPNDLKATLQAAWYKHRYFHPTQELKRTSNPNVELPLGYAFNRSNGVLTCNDESIKLTGNEIKLFQILSESVGNTVSFEHISAYIWREEVYDLSKLRNLIYRLRQKVDGSLLENVFEAGYRLNV, encoded by the coding sequence ATGGGTAAAAAAAACGAAGAAATTAAAATATTAGTGGTAGAAGATGAAACGATCCTCGCTTTACAACTTACGATGAACTTACAAAACTTTGGATATGCCATTAGCGGTGTAGAAGCAACTGCGCACGATGCGATGCGCCATGCCGATACACATCTGCCCGATATGGTGCTTTTAGACATCCATCTTAAAGGCGAAAAAAGTGGAACAGATGTGGGGCGTTACATTTGGCAAAATCATCGCATTCCCATTGTGTATCTCACCTCGTATTGTGACAATGCAACCATAAAAATGGCAATGGAATCAGAACCCTATGGGTATTTAAGCAAGCCTTTTCGCCCCAATGATCTTAAAGCAACCTTGCAAGCGGCATGGTACAAACACCGCTATTTTCACCCGACACAAGAGCTCAAACGAACATCCAATCCAAACGTTGAACTTCCTCTAGGCTACGCCTTTAACCGTAGTAATGGTGTGCTTACATGTAACGATGAAAGCATCAAACTTACAGGCAATGAAATTAAGCTTTTTCAAATTTTAAGCGAATCGGTCGGCAATACGGTGAGTTTTGAGCACATCAGTGCGTACATTTGGCGTGAAGAGGTTTATGACCTCTCGAAACTTCGAAATCTTATCTACCGTTTGCGCCAAAAAGTCGATGGAAGCTTACTGGAAAATGTCTTTGAGGCAGGGTACCGCTTGAATGTTTAA
- a CDS encoding histidine kinase dimerization/phosphoacceptor domain -containing protein, translated as MFKLRNLFTNRSLSAKFALGFSAIVLCIHIIMLSLIIPSWQAERLKSETDTINRLLANMENQVLLTIHVNSLYNASYWEKMNLEMKNRLHELFNAWNKEPQKNEATLITHINEHLLDFTCNALLMKHHHSVYGTKGLLEENSPFFSTLFPSYEQWSIYDKTQRLNICPTTNKEYLFLKKIPQSPYEIALLCKTKEFLHSRSDFEISIGSMLKQSFQTIKNHSTGFAYMMWVDGSERKCDHNATYRKSFDENAKYFNTTCCVSESSPTDQPLTGELKTSEYLHAAKEGKPIHHLLPKADDPSGKLYQALTWVRYFKGSREYPLLLAATLYEEEIYSDLEPIIVKFVPAILLALGVAFALGWLLFRGFTCKIDRLLNVAKTIKSGNLKERSHLKGDDDISLLAQTFDTMLDGLEENIHTLDTKVHQRTYELENLLQEKEVLLKEVHHRVKNNLSIIIALMQLKENKAKHHESKQLLMDLQERIYAIELLHRHLYQSSSLTHIAFDTYVQGLIENMRQTYATDEKNIVLHVKSEAIFLSIEHALSCGLLINECVTNAIKHAFTHTGGCIDIAFTCKETRCILSIRDNGKGLGEAFSLQGHSTLGMRLMEGIIFQQLQGTFHYESFNGSHFEISFYNELPLKEEKHT; from the coding sequence ATGTTTAAGCTTAGAAATCTTTTTACCAACCGCTCACTCTCAGCAAAATTTGCGCTTGGTTTTAGTGCGATTGTGCTGTGTATTCATATCATTATGCTCTCACTCATCATTCCCTCATGGCAAGCTGAACGCTTGAAAAGTGAAACAGATACGATAAACCGTCTGCTTGCCAATATGGAAAATCAAGTGCTTTTAACCATTCATGTCAACTCTCTGTACAACGCTTCATACTGGGAGAAGATGAACTTAGAGATGAAAAATAGACTGCATGAACTCTTTAATGCATGGAACAAAGAGCCTCAGAAAAATGAAGCAACGCTTATCACACACATCAATGAACATCTTTTAGATTTTACATGTAATGCTTTACTCATGAAGCATCACCACAGTGTGTACGGTACAAAAGGACTTTTAGAAGAGAATAGCCCTTTTTTTAGTACCCTATTTCCATCGTATGAGCAATGGAGTATTTACGACAAAACGCAACGCCTTAACATCTGCCCCACCACCAACAAAGAGTATCTGTTTTTAAAAAAAATACCCCAAAGCCCTTATGAAATTGCACTTCTTTGCAAAACCAAAGAGTTTTTACACTCCCGCAGTGATTTTGAAATATCCATAGGCTCCATGCTCAAACAAAGCTTTCAAACCATTAAAAATCACAGCACAGGGTTTGCGTACATGATGTGGGTTGATGGAAGCGAAAGGAAGTGTGACCATAATGCAACGTATCGAAAAAGTTTCGATGAAAATGCTAAATATTTTAATACCACCTGCTGTGTCAGTGAATCCTCCCCAACCGACCAACCCCTCACAGGCGAGCTAAAAACCTCTGAATATCTCCACGCAGCCAAAGAGGGAAAACCCATTCATCATCTTTTACCCAAAGCGGACGACCCCAGTGGGAAGCTTTACCAAGCCCTGACGTGGGTGCGCTATTTTAAAGGAAGCCGTGAGTACCCACTGCTTTTAGCCGCCACGCTTTATGAAGAGGAGATTTACAGTGATTTAGAGCCTATTATTGTGAAATTTGTCCCTGCAATACTCTTAGCACTAGGCGTTGCATTTGCGCTAGGTTGGCTTTTGTTTCGTGGCTTTACATGTAAAATAGACCGCCTACTAAATGTAGCAAAAACCATTAAAAGTGGTAACCTTAAAGAGCGAAGCCACCTAAAAGGCGATGATGATATTAGCCTGCTTGCCCAAACCTTTGATACCATGCTTGATGGTCTTGAAGAAAATATTCACACCCTCGATACAAAAGTGCATCAACGCACATACGAACTTGAAAACCTTCTACAAGAAAAAGAGGTGCTCTTAAAAGAGGTGCATCACCGTGTTAAGAACAACCTTTCGATCATTATTGCCCTGATGCAACTGAAAGAAAACAAGGCAAAACACCATGAATCCAAACAGCTTTTAATGGACCTTCAAGAGCGCATTTACGCCATTGAACTCCTGCACCGCCATCTCTACCAATCCAGTAGCCTCACACACATCGCTTTTGATACCTATGTGCAAGGGCTGATTGAAAATATGCGCCAGACCTATGCCACCGATGAGAAAAATATTGTTTTACATGTAAAAAGCGAAGCTATTTTTTTAAGCATCGAACATGCCCTCTCGTGCGGACTGCTTATCAATGAATGCGTCACCAACGCAATTAAACATGCCTTTACGCACACGGGTGGATGCATAGACATTGCCTTTACATGTAAAGAGACAAGGTGCATTCTAAGTATTAGAGACAACGGTAAAGGTCTAGGAGAAGCGTTTAGTTTACAAGGGCATTCAACGCTTGGAATGCGATTGATGGAGGGGATCATCTTCCAGCAACTTCAAGGTACCTTTCATTATGAAAGCTTCAATGGAAGCCACTTTGAAATCTCATTTTACAATGAACTTCCCTTAAAAGAGGAAAAGCACACGTAA